The Coffea arabica cultivar ET-39 chromosome 9e, Coffea Arabica ET-39 HiFi, whole genome shotgun sequence genome has a window encoding:
- the LOC113709422 gene encoding non-specific lipid-transfer protein 1 has translation MAEKDVISWCLVVLGLILVSPANGMQCREAVMAIWPCEPFLLGYGIVTFPCCFAAAALNQIAASSQPHRKDICECLVRVGKAMEVQLDNAKQLPQLCQINATIPIDEKVDCNKY, from the coding sequence ATGGCAGAAAAAGACGTGATTTCCTGGTGTTTGGTGGTTTTGGGTCTGATCTTAGTAAGCCCGGCAAATGGGATGCAATGTAGAGAGGCGGTGATGGCGATATGGCCTTGCGAGCCTTTCTTGTTGGGGTATGGAATAGTCACATTCCCTTGCTGCTTCGCCGCTGCCGCCCTGAACCAGATTGCAGCGTCTTCTCAGCCGCACCGCAAAGACATCTGCGAATGTCTAGTGCGAGTTGGAAAGGCCATGGAGGTCCAACTGGATAACGCTAAGCAACTTCCTCAGCTTTGTCAGATTAATGCCACAATCCCCATTGACGAAAAAGTCGACTGCAACAAGTACTAA